A window of Ranitomeya variabilis isolate aRanVar5 chromosome 2, aRanVar5.hap1, whole genome shotgun sequence contains these coding sequences:
- the LOC143809996 gene encoding uncharacterized protein LOC143809996 produces the protein MGSSRQRAADRSLMPEFLHLSSVFHEGLKAMGDRLDTAISHMSTRIQEVTTALAQVKADLQRPAHHFFNQIEQGMSEHLSPELQITVMQACNAAYVQAMQQSRYFQQTVGAFPTVPTLSRFTSMPTSAAYHCTATSIPNTAGPYYSTTTMPSAVGQPTATTMTTAAPAWASSTATTMLPPQDPGLAFPATTTRVPPQDPGLAFPATTTRLPMPDPGLAFPATTTRLPLPDPALAFPGTPTRLPLPDPGLAFPATTTTNPRQTRKGKGKKKQKTIAIPPPSPPNVSVMSGLSHPSSVSQPSHVSSPIPEFPDPSSFIAPSPATPMSATISQTSQLDTPQYRHSTPSRRS, from the coding sequence atgggctcctcccggcagcgggccgcggacaggtcactcatgcccgagtttttgcacttgagctcggtcttccatgagggactcaaggcgatgggtgaccgactggatactgccattagtcatatgagcacacgtatccaggaggtaaccacagcccttgcccaagtgaaagccgacctccagaggccagcacatcatttttttaatcagatagaacagggcatgtcggaacaccttagtcctgagctccagattactgttatgcaggcctgcaatgctgcttacgtgcaggctatgcagcagagtcggtattttcagcagacagtgggggcatttccaacagtgcccacactgtcacgctttacatcaatgccgacatctgctgcataccactgcacggccacctccattccaaacactgccggaccgtattatagcaccaccaccatgcccagtgcagtgggtcagcccaccgccaccaccatgacaactgctgctcctgcttgggcctcctccactgccaccaccatgctgccgccgcaggaccctggTCTGGCGTTCCCCGCTACCACCACAAGAGTTCCGCCGCAGGACCCTggtctggcgttccccgccaccaccacaagactgccgatgccggaccctggcctggcgttccccgccaccacaacaagactgccattgcctgaccctgccctggcgtttcctggcacccccacaagactgccgttgccggaccctggcctggcgttccctgccaccacaacaACGAACCCGCGccaaacaaggaaggggaaaggcaaaaaaaagcaaaaaacaatagctatccctcccccctcacctcccaatgtgtctgtaatgtctggtttgtctcacccttccagtgtgtctcagccctctcatgtgtctagcccaatcccggaatttcctgaccccagcagcttcatagcgccttctcctgccacccctatgtcggctacaataagccagacctcacaactggacaccccacaatatcggcactcaaccccaagcaggcgcagttaa